In Marinomonas posidonica IVIA-Po-181, a single window of DNA contains:
- a CDS encoding flagellar motor protein MotB: protein MSDQEEQDCPECEEGLPAYMGTFADLMSLLMCFFVLLLSFAEMDVIKFKQIAGSLKVAFGVQREIKADAIPMGTSVIAQEFSPAKPEPTPINEVRQKVDTTPENTLEVLCKPDTAELKERQESGSPSPVTFVDKSQADIEREKKIQETEGDAQQIASVMREEISKGTVEIETKEETITIRIKDQGSFESGSSELNYDFIPVIDLIRDVLVGIQGTISVEGHTDNLPIQSRQFRSNWQLSAARAISVAEELFATGQLSQNRFSVTGFADTRPLVANDSVANRATNRRVEIVIKQNDVRPPVRDSLDEIPSDGVIEFDRSMLDDLAPDEIF from the coding sequence ATGAGTGATCAAGAAGAACAAGATTGTCCTGAATGCGAAGAAGGCCTGCCCGCCTATATGGGGACCTTTGCGGACTTAATGTCTTTGTTGATGTGTTTCTTCGTGCTTCTGCTTTCGTTTGCAGAAATGGATGTGATTAAATTCAAACAAATTGCTGGTTCATTAAAAGTGGCATTTGGTGTTCAGCGTGAAATCAAAGCCGATGCGATTCCTATGGGAACCTCGGTTATTGCCCAAGAATTCAGTCCAGCGAAACCAGAGCCGACGCCCATTAATGAGGTGCGTCAAAAAGTCGATACTACGCCTGAGAATACCTTGGAAGTGCTTTGTAAGCCGGATACGGCTGAACTGAAAGAGCGTCAAGAATCAGGTTCTCCATCTCCGGTAACCTTCGTTGATAAGTCTCAAGCGGACATCGAACGTGAAAAGAAAATTCAAGAGACGGAAGGCGATGCGCAACAGATTGCGTCAGTAATGAGAGAAGAAATTTCCAAGGGTACGGTTGAGATCGAAACCAAAGAAGAAACCATCACTATTCGTATTAAAGATCAAGGCTCGTTTGAGTCAGGTTCGTCGGAACTTAACTATGACTTTATCCCTGTGATTGATTTGATTAGGGATGTATTGGTGGGGATTCAAGGTACCATTTCGGTTGAAGGTCACACAGATAACTTACCCATTCAAAGCCGTCAATTTCGTTCCAACTGGCAGCTGTCCGCAGCGCGGGCAATTTCAGTAGCGGAGGAGCTTTTTGCGACTGGGCAGCTTAGCCAGAATCGCTTCTCAGTAACCGGTTTCGCAGATACCAGGCCTTTGGTTGCGAATGACAGTGTGGCAAATCGAGCCACTAATCGTCGAGTGGAGATTGTGATTAAACAAAATGATGTACGGCCGCCGGTTCGCGACAGTCTTGATGAGATTCCTTCTGATGGGGTGATTGAGTTTGATCGGTCTATGTTGGACGATTTAGCACCGGATGAAATATTCTAA
- the pomA gene encoding flagellar motor protein PomA produces MDIATLIGLVGSFAVVIAAIFVGGSAGMFIDVASTLIVLVGSTFVVLMQYPLAQFLGAGKVAAKAFMFKSVPLDTLIDEVYGLADEARKGGLLSLEGKEVSHPFLSKGIQMLVDGHDGNVVKSQLSKEMNQSYYRHTKGAKVFKAFGDVGPAMGMIGTLVGLVQMLANMDDPKAIGPAMAVALLTTLYGAMLANMVCLPIQAKLMTRADEELLCQQMIMDALLAIQSGQNPRILDGALKTYIAEGKRAERE; encoded by the coding sequence GTGGATATCGCAACGTTAATAGGACTAGTTGGTTCCTTTGCAGTTGTTATTGCCGCCATTTTTGTTGGTGGTTCAGCCGGAATGTTCATCGATGTAGCATCAACCTTGATTGTGTTGGTTGGCTCAACCTTTGTGGTGCTAATGCAATATCCACTTGCACAATTTCTAGGTGCAGGTAAGGTCGCGGCTAAGGCCTTTATGTTTAAAAGCGTGCCACTAGATACCTTGATCGACGAAGTGTATGGCTTAGCAGATGAAGCTCGAAAGGGGGGATTGCTGTCGCTAGAAGGTAAAGAGGTGAGTCATCCCTTTTTATCTAAAGGCATTCAAATGCTAGTGGATGGTCATGATGGTAACGTGGTCAAAAGTCAGCTCAGTAAAGAAATGAACCAGTCCTACTACCGACATACTAAAGGGGCCAAAGTATTTAAGGCGTTTGGTGATGTTGGTCCGGCCATGGGCATGATTGGTACTCTTGTTGGTTTGGTACAGATGCTGGCCAATATGGATGATCCAAAAGCCATTGGACCGGCTATGGCGGTTGCCCTCTTAACCACTCTTTATGGCGCTATGTTGGCCAACATGGTGTGCTTACCGATTCAGGCTAAATTGATGACACGTGCTGATGAAGAGTTGCTGTGTCAACAAATGATTATGGATGCGCTGTTAGCGATTCAATCAGGGCAAAATCCGCGTATTTTGGATGGCGCACTGAAAACCTACATTGCCGAAGGTAAGCGTGCTGAGCGCGAGTAA
- a CDS encoding exodeoxyribonuclease VII small subunit encodes MSRKNSVRHFEENLGELDTLVAQLESNQLSLEEALKAFEKGVKLSQECQSVLTQAEQKVQILLEKQDGEHLEPFDPESNS; translated from the coding sequence ATGTCACGTAAAAACAGTGTCCGTCACTTCGAAGAAAACCTTGGCGAATTAGATACCCTAGTCGCTCAACTGGAGTCTAACCAACTTTCTCTAGAAGAAGCTCTAAAAGCTTTCGAGAAAGGTGTTAAACTAAGTCAAGAATGTCAATCCGTTCTCACCCAAGCCGAACAAAAAGTTCAAATACTGCTTGAAAAGCAAGATGGTGAGCATTTAGAACCTTTTGACCCGGAATCTAATTCGTGA